A genomic region of Caenorhabditis elegans chromosome V contains the following coding sequences:
- the sru-27 gene encoding Serpentine Receptor, class U (Partially confirmed by transcript evidence): protein MTISTTSLPILPGIHGNETFINFEFSFFTLPMFLLIFPVLYMPITFIVMLRILVKLKYAMRDKNINVPLFTAISISQLTCVLFFIFDFVYIRLMTTGMFTSWCASVSPNHYLMVLYISTYYVNYANMIFPFLVSTMRLVLIAYPQRQEKINRVILKSALPFILIYPMFFTFFMWPAVGYCVAAQGPFPHGSIIIGFRESWFGLKNNYFLLFNNLFWLSASLINNSVLLVKLAHLKSTTAAHTRSQKSHKAEVSLTVTTVSMICSYLSNSMIVIAAQLGIEYSYYAIMLRPFGNDLETCMVSWVFYLTHPVFRRKSVAVVQVSQHVRLNSPSKVVKF, encoded by the exons ATGACGATTTCGACAACTTCTCTACCGATACTCCCCGGAATTCATGGAAATGAAacgtttataaattttgaattttctttcttCACTCTTCCAATGTTTCTGCTCATCTTTCCAGTTCTATACATGCCCATCACTTTTATCGTTATGCTACGAATTTTAGTAAAGTTAAAGTATGCGATGAgagataaaaatataaatgttcCTTTATTTACTGCAATAAGTATTTCACAATTAACG TGTGTCTTGTTTTTTATCTTCGATTTCGTGTACATTCGTCTTATGACTACCGGAATGTTTACCAGTTGGTGTGCAAGTGTTTCACCAAATCATTATCTTATGGTACTTTATATTTCCACATATTATGTGAATTATGCAAACATGATATTCCCTTTTTTGGTGTCCACAATGAGATTGGTCCTAATAGCTTACCCTCAAAGACAGGAAAAG ATTAATCGAGTTATACTAAAATCAGCGCTTCCGTTCATTTTAATTTATCCAATGTTCTTCACATTCTTCATGTGGCCGGCAGTTGGTTATTGTGTAGCGGCACAGGGGCCGTTTCCACACGGGTCTATAATTATCGGTTTTCGAGAATCCTGGTTTGGG TtgaaaaacaactattttctACTATTCAATAATCTTTTCTGGTTGTCGGCAAGTTTGATCAATAACTCGGTTCTTCTCGTAAAGCTTGCACATCTTAAGTCTACTACAGCAGCCCACACAAGATCCCAAAAGTCTCACAAAGCAGAGGTCTCTCTCACAGTCACCACTGTATCTATGATTTGCTCATATCTATCAAACTCCATGATTGTG ATTGCTGCTCAACTTGGAATTGAATATTCCTATTACGCCATTATGCTTCGACCTTTTGGAAATGACCTGGAAACATGCATGGTGTCATGGGTATTCTACTTGACGCATCCAGTTTTTCGACGCAAGTCAGTGGCTGTCGTACAAGTGTCTCAACATGTTAGATTGAATTCTCCGTCAAAagttgttaaattttaa
- the sru-28 gene encoding Serpentine Receptor, class U (Predicted), with amino-acid sequence MSLTISPTSLPLLPGIHGNETFINFEFSFFTLPMFLLFLPVIYMPITFIVMLRILVKLKYAMRDKNVNVPLFTAICISQFTCLLFFIFDFVHIRLMTTGIFTSWCASSAPNHYIMALYIATYYVNYANMIFPFLVSTMRLVLIAYPQRQGKINRVILKSALPFISIYPIFFTFFLWPAVGYCTAALGPFPFGSVILGFRESWFGLRNNYFLLFNNLFWLSASLINNSVLLVKLAHLKSTTAAHTRSQKSHKAEVSLTVTTVSMICSYLSNSMIVIAAQLNSIEYSYYAIMLRPFGNDLETCMVSWVFYLTHPVFRRKSMVTVQVSQHVKLDS; translated from the exons ATGTCGCTGACGATTTCGCCAACTTCTCTACCACTACTTCCCGGAATTCATGGAAAtgaaacatttataaattttgaattttctttcttCACTCTTCCAATGTTTCTGCTCTTTCTTCCAGTTATATACATGCCTATCACTTTTATCGTAATGCTACGAATTTTAGTAAAGTTGAAATATGCAATGAGAGATAAAAATGTTAATGTTCCTCTGTTCACAGCAATCTGTATCTCACAATTCACG tgcctcttatttttcatattcgATTTTGTGCACATTCGTCTTATGACTACCGGAATCTTTACCAGTTGGTGTGCAAGCTCTGCACCAAACCATTATATTATGGCACTTTATATCGCCACTTATTACGTGAATTATGCAAATATgatatttccttttttggttTCCACAATGCGATTGGTCCTAATAGCTTATCCCCAGAGACAGGGAAAG ATCAATCGAGTTATACTAAAATCAGCACTTCcgttcatttcaatttatccaattttctttACATTTTTCCTGTGGCCAGCTGTTGGTTACTGTACAGCGGCACTGGGGCCGTTTCCATTTGGGTCAGTAATTCTCGGATTTCGAGAATCCTGGTTTGGG TTacgaaataattattttctacTATTCAACAATCTTTTCTGGTTGTCGGCAAGTTTGATCAATAACTCGGTTCTTCTCGTAAAGCTTGCACATCTTAAGTCTACTACAGCAGCTCACACAAGATCTCAAAAATCCCATAAAGCAGAGGTGTCTCTCACAGTAACCACTGTATCCATGATTTGTTCATATCTCTCAAATTCCATGATAGTG ATTGCTGCTCAACTCAATTCAATTGAATATTCCTATTACGCCATTATGCTTCGTCCTTTTGGAAATGACCTGGAAACGTGCATGGTGTCATGGGTATTCTACTTGACGCATCCAGTTTTTCGACGCAAGTCAATGGTTACTGTACAAGTGTCACAGCATGTTAAGTTGGATTCTTAA